One part of the Malus sylvestris chromosome 2, drMalSylv7.2, whole genome shotgun sequence genome encodes these proteins:
- the LOC126593072 gene encoding protein BUNDLE SHEATH DEFECTIVE 2, chloroplastic-like — protein sequence MASSLSFTPVCSFATNKPRVFIERSIGGKIVRVNEVFRSSKAANFQSWEVKATDGTPTAKVNSLVCSTCEGNGAKVCNQCEGTGVNSVDHFNGQFKAGGLCWLCRGKREILCGDCNGAGFLGGFMSTLDS from the exons ATGGCAAGCTCTCTTTCTTTCACGCCTGTTTGTTCCTTCGCCACAAACAAACCAA GGGTTTTCATCGAAAGATCGATTGGCGGGAAGATTGTTCGGGTGAATGAAGTGTTTCGGAGCTCTAAAGCTGCAAACTTTCAGTCTTGGGAGGTCAAG GCTACAGACGGTACTCCAACAGCCAAAGTAAATAGCCTAGTCTGTTCAACATGTGAGGGAAACG GTGCAAAAGTGTGTAATCAATGCGAAGGTACTGGAGTTAATTCTGTAGACCACTTCAACGGACAGTTTAAGGCTGGTGGACTATGTTGGCTTTGCAG GGGGAAGAGGGAGATTTTGTGTGGAGATTGCAATGGTGCCGGGTTTTTGGGCGGCTTCATGAGCACACTTGACAGCTAG
- the LOC126593025 gene encoding heme oxygenase 1, chloroplastic-like — protein MASLTPVSQSQLLFNKTQFKLPPNLRSGLLVNKFSVSFRRMSFRVPTKAAAASGVVSATTAEKAKKRYPGEAKGFVEEMRFVAMKLHTRDQAKEGEKEVKEPQEGPVAKWEPTVDGYLKFLVDSKLVYDTLEEIVEKAPFPSYNEFRNTGLERSEKLAKDLEWFKEQGYAIPEPSTPGVTYAEYLKELSEKDPQAFICHFYNIYFAHSAGGRMIGKKVAEMILDKKDLEFYKWDGELPQLLQNVREKLNKVAESWTREEKNHCLEETEKSFKHSGEILRLILS, from the exons ATGGCTTCTTTAACACCGGTTTCGCAATCccaattgcttttcaacaaAACCCAGTTCAAGTTACCACCAAATTTGAGGTCCGGTTTATTGGTGAACAAGTTCTCTGTTTCGTTCCGGAGGATGAGTTTCAGAGTGCCCACGAAGGCGGCGGCGGCGTCCGGGGTGGTTTCCGCTACCACGGCGGAGAAGGCGAAGAAGAGGTACCCGGGGGAGGCGAAGGGGTTCGTGGAGGAGATGAGGTTTGTGGCGATGAAGTTGCACACCAGGGACCAGGCGAAGGAGGGGGAGAAGGAGGTGAAGGAGCCGCAGGAGGGGCCGGTGGCCAAGTGGGAGCCAACAGTCGATGGGTATTTGAAGTTTTTGGTGGATAGCAAGTTGGTTTATGATACCCTTGAAGAGATTGTTGAAAAAGCTCCATTTCCTTCTT ACAACGAGTTCAGAAATACTGGATTGGAAAGGTCCGAAAAGTTGGCAAAAGATTTGGAGTGGTTTAAGGAGCAAGGTTATGCCATACCAGAACCTTCTACTCCTGGTGTTACCTACGCAGAGTATCTTAAGGAACTGTCGGAGAAGGATCCTCAAGCATTTATTTGCCACTTCTACAATATATACTTCGCTCATTCAGCTGGCGGGCGAATGATTGGGAAAAAG GTGGCGGAAATGATACTAGACAAAAAGGACTTGGAATTCTACAAATGGGACGGCGAGCTTCCCCAACTGCTGCAGAATGTGAGGGAGAAGTTGAATAAAGTTGCCGAG AGCTGGACGAGGGAGGAGAAGAACCACTGCTTGGAAGAAACCGAGAAATCGTTCAAACATTCGGGAGAGATTCTGCGTCTCATATTATCATGA
- the LOC126593017 gene encoding SPX domain-containing protein 1-like, with translation MKFGKSLSNQMEETLPEWRDKFLSYKELKKRLKLIEPKGGERPAKRPRIDASAADCNDGGNKEGISAAEISFITLLEDELEKFNSFFLEKEEEYIIRLKEIQDRVAKAKPFPDEIMKIRKEIVDFHGEMVLLENYSALNYTGLVKILKKYDKRTGALMRLPFIQKVLQQPFFTMDLLYKLIKECEITLDYLFSMNDHPVSTEGSDGDDRCNPSTSAPIESHGVHRVTKELAEIESMESLYMKSIISALRALKEIRSGSSTVSVFSLPPLQMTGLEDAWKKVPVLEQLAK, from the exons atGAAGTTCGGTAAGAGCCTGAGCAACCAGATGGAAGAGACCCTGCCGGAATGGCGGGACAAGTTCTTGTCCTACAAAGAGCTCAAGAAGCGGTTGAAGCTCATCGAACCCAAAGGTGGCGAACGCCCCGCCAAGCGCCCCAGAATTGACGCCTCCGCCGCCGATTGTAACGACGGCGGCAACAAGGAGGGCATTTCTGCGGCGGAGATCAGTTTCATTACGTTGTTGGAGGACGAGCTCGAAAAATTTAACTCCTTCTTCCTcgagaaggaggaagaatacATTATTAGATTGAAG GAGATACAAGACAGGGTGGCGAAAGCAAAGCCTTTCCCGGACGAGATTATGAAGATCCGCAAGGAGATTGTGGACTTCCACGGAGAGATGGTTCTGTTGGAGAATTACAGTGCTCTCAACTATACAG GACTCGTGAAGATACTCAAGAAGTACGATAAAAGAACTGGTGCTCTTATGCGCTTGCCCTTTATCCAGAAGGTCTTGCAACAGCCCTTCTTCACCATGGACTTGCTCTACAAGCTCATCAAGGAGTGCGAGATAACGCTTGACTATCTCTTTTCCATGAACGACCATCCCGTCTCAACTGAAGGATCTGATGGGGACGACAGGTGCAATCCTTCAACTTCTGCCCCTATCGAGAGTCATGGTGTTCATAGAGTAACCAAGGAACTTGCAGAGATTGAGTCTATGGAGAGCTTGTACATGAAAAGTATAATATCAGCGCTACGCGCGTTGAAGGAAATCAGGAGCGGAAGCTCAACCGTTAGCGTCTTCTCGTTGCCGCCGCTGCAGATGACCGGATTAGAAGATGCATGGAAAAAAGTCCCTGTGCTGGAGCAACTTGCAAAGTAG
- the LOC126593064 gene encoding embryo-specific protein ATS3A-like: MIKPEQVVFSLVFALLGLGFLRLHAASSSLTPALQAKRSCPYTVIIKTSCSSTTSTRDRISLAYGDAHGNEVYAKRLDDPVSRTFERCSSDKFHIDGPCARDICYLNLLRNGSDGWKPEFVKISGPHTNPIIFDFNTFLPNRVWFGHNLCHHG; encoded by the exons ATGATCAAACCAGAACAAGTTGTGTTTTCTCTTGTTTTTGCCctgttagggttagggttcttGCGTTTGCATGCTGCTTCTAGTTCTCTCACTCCGGCTCTGCAGGCCAAGAGGAGCTGCCCTTACACAGTGATCATAAAAACCAGCTGCTCTTCCACCACCTCCACTAGAGACAGGATCAGCCTTGCTTATGGTGATGCTCACGGCAATGAG GTGTATGCAAAGAGGCTAGATGATCCAGTTTCAAGGACGTTTGAGAGGTGCTCCTCCGATAAGTTCCACATAGACGGGCCATGTGCGCGCGACATCTGTTATCTCAACCTTCTGAGGAATGGATCCGACGGTTGGAAACCTGAGTTCGTCAAGATCTCGGGTCCACATACAAACCCTATTATCTTTGACTTCAACACCTTCCTGCCCAACCGAGTGTGGTTTGGACACAATCTGTGTCATCATGGATAG